TTGCAGGAATTGACGCAGGACCTGCCGGCGCACGTGCGGGATGCCTTGCTGACCCTGACCACGTTGTACGGCGACCCGGCGGATACGCTGGCGCGTGCGCGCAAGGTCTTGCCGGATCTGCCGGGTGTGAAGGCTGCACTGGACGATCTCGCCTATCTGGCGGCGTCGCAGAGTAAGGACGGTCCCGCCGTGCTGTCGATCGATCTGGCGGACTTGCGTGGCTATCAGTACCACAGCGGCGTGATGTTCGCGGCGTATGTCGACGGCATTCCCAACGCGATTGCGCGCGGCGGGCGCTACGACAAGGTGGGGCAGGCGTTCGGGCGTGACCGTCCGGCAACCGGTTTTTCGCTCGATTTGCGTGAGTTGGCGGCTATTTCGCCGGTTGAAGCGCGCAGTAACGCGATTTTGGCGCCAGCCGACGATGTGCCGGGCCTTCGCGCCAAGATCGACAGCCTGCGCGACGCGGGCGAGGTCGTGATCCGCATGCTGCCGGGGCACGATCAGGATTTCGAGGAGTTCACGGGAGACCGCGTCCTTGTCGAGAAAAACGGCCAGTGGGTTGTGACGCCCCGGTGAATTCGCTGAAAAAAGCGGCACTCCCGTGCGCCAACACGGGTAGAATACGTTTTTAACCAAACCAACTATTGTTATGTCCGGCAATGCTTTGAATCAGGGACGCAACGTCGTCGTTATCGGAACCCAATGGGGCGACGAAGGTAAGGGTAAGGTCGTCGACTGGCTGACCGATCACGCGCAAGGCGTGGTGCGTTTCCAGGGTGGTCACAATGCCGGACATACGCTCATCATTGGTGGCAAGAAGACGATCCTGCGCCTGATCCCGTCGGGCATCATGCACAAGGAAGTCACGTGCTACATCGGTAACGGTGTGGTGCTGTCGCCCGAAGCCCTGTTCAAGGAAATCGAAGAGCTCGAAAGCGCTGGCCTGAACGTTTGCGGTCGTCTGCGCATTTCCGAAGCCTGTACCCTGATTCTCCCGTACCACGTTGCCATCGACCAGGCGCGCGAAGCACGTCGCGGCGCGGGCAAGATCGGCACGACCGGTCGCGGCATTGGCCCGGCCTACGAAGACAAGGTTGGCCGCCGTGCACTGCGCGTGCAGGATCTGTTCGATCCGAAGGCGTTCGCCGAACGTCTGCGCGAAAACCTCGACTATCACAACTTCGTCCTGACGCAATACCTCGGCGCGCCGGCTGTCGACTTCCAGGAAACGCTGGACAAGATGCTCAGCTACGCCGAGCGTCTGCGTCCGATGATTGCCGACGTTTCGCAAGAGCTTTATGCCGTCAATCGCGAAGGCAAGAAGCTGCTGTTCGAAGGTGCGCAAGGCACGCTGCTCGACATCGATCACGGCACGTATCCGTTCGTCACCAGCAGCAACTGCGTGGCAGGTGCCGCTTCGGCTGGCGCAGGCGTCGGTCCGCAACAACTCCACTATGTGCTCGGCATCACCAAGGCGTATTGCACGCGTGTTGGCGCCGGCCCGTTCCCGAGCGAACTTTACGACGCGGATAACCCCGCCCGTCAGGAAGCCATTGGCCTGCAACTCGCGACGGTGGGTAAGGAATTCGGTTCCGTCACGGGCCGTCCGCGCCGCACGGGTTGGATGGATGCTGCTGCGCTCAAGCGTTCGATTCAGATCAACGGTGTGACCGGTCTGTGCATGACGAAGCTCGACGTGCTCGACGGTCTCGAAACGGTGCGTCTGTGCGTCGGTTACAAGATCGACGGCAAGGCGATCGACATTCTGCCGCGCGGCGCAGTGGACGTGGCCCGCTGCGAGCCGGTCTACGAAGATTTCCCGGGCTGGACGCAGAGCACCGTTGGCGTGACGGAGTGGGACCAACTGCCGGTTCAGGCTCAGAACTATCTGAAGCGTATCGAGGAAGTGAGCGGTATTCCGATCGATATGGTGTCGACCGGCCCGGATCGTGACGAAACGATTCTGTTGCGCCACCCGTTCAAGAACTAAAAACAGCACGACAAGCAAGACACACCATGAATCTGCCGCAAAACGACGATAAGAACCTCTGGGTCTCGTGGGACGAATATCATCGACTGATCGAGCGCCTGGCGCTCAAGGTCCATGAGTCCAACTGGAAGTTCGACAAGATCCTGTGTCTGGCCCGTGGCGGCTTGCGTGTGGGCGACCAGCTCGCACGCATTTACGACGTGCCGCTCGCGATCCTGGCGACGAGTTCGTATCGCGAAGCCGAAGGCACCATTCGTGGCGACCTCGATATCGCTCAGTACATCACCATCACGCGCGGCGAATTGGAAGGCCGTGTGCTGCTGGTCGACGATCTGGTCGATTCGGGTGTGACGCTCGAGCGTGTCGGCAAGCACCTGAAGGAGCGTTTCACGAAGGTGACGGACGTGCGCTCGGCTGTGCTGTGGCATAAGGCTTGTTCGAAGGTGGCGCCGGATTACGCGGTCGATTTCCTGCCGACGAATCCGTGGATTCACCAGCCGTTCGAAGAGTACGACACGCTGCGTCCGCACAATCTGGCGGCTTGGATCAAGCGCGGCACCTAAATCGTTCCGACGCATCAGGCGCACCGTGAGGTGATGCCTCGCTCGAGGGAGACTTCGGGTGACACAGGCGGTGTCATCGAAAGATGCACCGCCTGTCTTGTTTGGTTCGCCGTATCCGCAGTATTCGCTGTTGCCCCCCTTGATCCGCCTTGACCCTAGGCTCACCCCCCCCCACCTCAATCGCAATAAGCAGGCAATTCCCCCTTTGATTGCCGCTTGTGTCGGTTTCGCCCTGTGTTCTGATGGGGACTCTCATCATCCCTTGCAGAGTTTTTCTCACCGTCTTGCCATGATCAGGTTGTTTCGCCTCTTTCCCGCGACGTGCGCCATTGTGCTTGCAGGCCTGCTGACCTCGGCGAGCCAGTCGAGTTTCGCGGCGTCTGCTGTGGCGGGGGTCCACACGGCAAGCGGGCTTCGATATGTCTACGTCACGAATCAGGCGTCGATGGAGAAGGCCAAATTGGCCGCGTTGAACCGATGCAGAACTCAACTTGCATCGGGAAGCCGAGGAGGGCGATGCGAAGTCCTGATGGCGGGAAATGGGCCGGCCTACTGGGCGGTGGTGCATGCCAGCAATGGCGAGGTTGGGGTGGCCATAGGTGACACCCAGGACGCCGCGTTGCAAGACGCGTTTGTCGTTTGCCAGCGGGGTGGACAATGCTCGACGGACGGCGCGCAAGCGTGGTTCGATAGCGGTCAGCGTCCCGGGAAGCGCTTGCCGCCACCGCGGGCTGCTCAGGCAGCCCCGGCTCAGTGTCGGATACCTACTGGGCAGGTGGTCCGCATGCGCACCCAATGCGTCAACGGTGAATGCACGCGGACGTATGAGAACGGTTGCACCGTTCGCTTTCAGGCCGCCCGATGCCTGGATAAGGAGACGCGCAGCTATACGTGGCGCCCGAACGGTTGCGACGACGATAGCTGAGGGCTGAGGGCTGAGGGCTGAGAGCCGACGTCCGTCAGCCCCCGTTCCTCATGTGAAGCAGGACGTCAGCTCGCCGACATTCCGCTGTGGCGCAGTAAGGCATCGACCTGCGGCGCGCGCCCCCGGAATGCGATGAACGACTCCATTGCCTCGCGACTGCCACCGACGGCGAGAATCTCGTCACGATAGCGTGCCCCCGTCGAGGTATCCAGCACCGTGCCACTCACCTTGGCTGCTTCTTCGAAAGCGGCATAGGCGTCGGCCGACAGCACTTCAGCCCACTTGTAGCTGTAATAGCCTGCCGCGTATCCGCCCGCGAAGATATGGCTGAACGTGTTCGGCCAACGCGAGAAGTCCGCTTGCGGGGTGACGTGCAGGCGATCGTTGATGCGTCGCGACACTTCAAGCACCGACTCCGGGCCACGCGGATCGAAGTCGTAATGCAGATGCATGTCAAAGTCCGAGAACACCAGTTGACGCAGCATCATCAGGCCACTCTGGAAATTGCGTGCGGCAACCATCTTGTCGAAAAGCGAGCGCGGCAGGGCGGCTCCCGTATCGACGTGCGCCGTCATGTGCTCAAGGACGTCCCACTCCCAGCAGAAGTTCTCCATGAACTGCGACGGCAATTCCACGGCGTCCCACTCGACGCCATTGATGCCAGCAACACCGGCATCTTCGACTTGCGTCAGCATGTGATGCAGGCCGTGACCGAACTCGTGGAAC
The Pandoraea oxalativorans genome window above contains:
- a CDS encoding ATP phosphoribosyltransferase regulatory subunit translates to MPNWLLPENIADVLPSEARKIEDLRRLMLDRFRTYGYELVMPPMLEYVESLLTGTGHDLDLRTFKLVDQLSGRTMGLRADITPQIARIDAHLLNRKGVTRLCYAGSVLFTRPRNLLATREPFQIGAEIFGHSGLEADLEIQELLLFCLQLAGLKQIRIDLCHAGVLEALLEGVPAAEAIESQLFGALATKDVPQLQELTQDLPAHVRDALLTLTTLYGDPADTLARARKVLPDLPGVKAALDDLAYLAASQSKDGPAVLSIDLADLRGYQYHSGVMFAAYVDGIPNAIARGGRYDKVGQAFGRDRPATGFSLDLRELAAISPVEARSNAILAPADDVPGLRAKIDSLRDAGEVVIRMLPGHDQDFEEFTGDRVLVEKNGQWVVTPR
- a CDS encoding adenylosuccinate synthase, with protein sequence MSGNALNQGRNVVVIGTQWGDEGKGKVVDWLTDHAQGVVRFQGGHNAGHTLIIGGKKTILRLIPSGIMHKEVTCYIGNGVVLSPEALFKEIEELESAGLNVCGRLRISEACTLILPYHVAIDQAREARRGAGKIGTTGRGIGPAYEDKVGRRALRVQDLFDPKAFAERLRENLDYHNFVLTQYLGAPAVDFQETLDKMLSYAERLRPMIADVSQELYAVNREGKKLLFEGAQGTLLDIDHGTYPFVTSSNCVAGAASAGAGVGPQQLHYVLGITKAYCTRVGAGPFPSELYDADNPARQEAIGLQLATVGKEFGSVTGRPRRTGWMDAAALKRSIQINGVTGLCMTKLDVLDGLETVRLCVGYKIDGKAIDILPRGAVDVARCEPVYEDFPGWTQSTVGVTEWDQLPVQAQNYLKRIEEVSGIPIDMVSTGPDRDETILLRHPFKN
- a CDS encoding phosphoribosyltransferase, with the translated sequence MNLPQNDDKNLWVSWDEYHRLIERLALKVHESNWKFDKILCLARGGLRVGDQLARIYDVPLAILATSSYREAEGTIRGDLDIAQYITITRGELEGRVLLVDDLVDSGVTLERVGKHLKERFTKVTDVRSAVLWHKACSKVAPDYAVDFLPTNPWIHQPFEEYDTLRPHNLAAWIKRGT